In the Enterococcus rotai genome, CTTTTTTTGTCACTTTTTTAGGTTCAGTAGTATACTTTTTGGGGTTAACAAAACCATTCTTAAAATCACTCGCACCATTGATTAGTGGTAAACCAATATTTTCATTGTTATATGATGTTCCTTTTGGAGATTGTCCCATAATAATTTCTGTAATATTCTTTAATGAGCTTACTTCCCATCCTTCTGGAATTTCACCCAGTTCACTTTCAATCATTTTCCCACCATTTAATTTGTATGGATTTCCATTTTTATTAGGAAATTCAAAATCAATGAACCAATGGTTGAAAAGAGTAGTTGCTGTTTCTTCTAAAGTGTTTATAATTTGATTATTGAGTTCGATTTTTGAATCTAAATTTCCTAAAATGCGACTCATTATTTTCTGTTCTGTAAGTGTAGGAATAGCCATTTCATACTCTAATATCGCTTCTTTTTGAGCTCTTTGCCTACCAGAAGTTCCAGTCATTGAAGCTATGGCTATGTTCCTAATTTCCTCTGAGATAGACAAATAATAGATAAATAAAGGATCAGAAATGCCTTCTTTAGCACGCAGAACAAAAAATTCAGTTGAGCCATATCCTACTTCGTCCTTATCTAGTATATCTACAATTGCCGTTTTTCCATTTTCTAAGCAAGGAGTTATCCTTGCCATCAAAGTATCTCCATTTCTAAACTTAGTTCCACTTTTAAACATTTCAATTTCAAAACCATTTATTTTTCTAGCAAAATTAGGCAATTTATCCATACTAATCTTTTTTGCTAATGTATCGCGTTTTAGAATTTCTTTAGGAGCAAAATCAATTATTTCATCTAGTCGTTTTCTTTTCCACTCAGATCTCATACCCTATCCCTCCTAGGGCATTACGAATTTCTTTTTCCAACTCACTAGATTGTTGGAACTGTTCCGATAATTGCTTTGTTAGCCTTTGCATCTTCTCTTCGAATGGTTCTTCATCTGCTTCTATCTCTTCCACACCAACGTATAGACCAGGGGATAAACTCCAATCTTTTGATTCAATGCTGTTTTCTCCATGAACTGGAACAACGCTACATAATCCCGCTATGTCTTTATACAGTCTTTCTGGAAATTGTTCATTGACCCAATTTAGTTGTTTTAGCCAATATTCCTTTTGGTCATCATTTAAGTCAATATTTTCTTGATACCAGTTTTTGAGTTCTTCATATTCTTGAGTATTGCCTTCATACAACCTTGTAATCAAGGCAAGATTTTTAATATGCGCCTCATCAAATTTACGATGTGCACGATCTACCTGTGTATATAATTCTTTTTTATCAGCATTAATAAACAAAACTTCTTCATGTTTCTTTGATTTATCAAAGAACCAAAGAGTTGCTGGCAAAGTAACTGTATTAAACATATTTGAAGGTAACACAACAATTTGTGAGAGGTGACCACTTTCTAATAAACGTTTGCGAATGTCTTTTTGTCCGCCGTCCCCTGCTGTGGAAGCTCCATTTGGCATAACTAATGCTGCTTTTCCATTTTTTTTCAGTGCAGTGGCAAATTGATTAATCCATAAGTAATTGGCATTGGGGACTTTCTCAATTTCATCTTTTTTACTAGAATTTCTTGGAATACCATATTCATTAAATCTTTTTTGATTACATACACGCTCGTATTCAACACCTCTTACATTAAACGGAGGATTGGCAAAAACATAATCAAACTTCTCATAGCTAATGTGGGGATCTTCGTAAAATGAATTGGCTTGGAAAATATCTCCGTTCATGTTATGAAGTAATAAATTCAATTGAGCTAATTTTACAGTTGCCGGTTCTTTTTCAACGCCGTGGGCTCTTAAAGCATTTGGGCCATAGCCATGTTTTTTCGCATAAAGAGCCGATTGAACAAACATGCCTCCTGAGCCACATGCCGGATCTAATATTCTACCTTTTTTGGGTTGGACAACTTCTACCATATATTGAACAACTGATGCTGGGGTGTAAAAGACACCGCCACCTTGTCCTTCAGCCATGGCAAATTTTCCAAGAAAGAACTCATAGATTTCTCCAAAAATATCAACTGATCCCTCAGTTGGAATATCTTTGAAATTCTTCAGCAAATTTTTTAAATTCGTTGCTGGTATTTCTTTGTATTTTTCTTTGGGTAATGCTCCTTCTACAGACGATGCATATCTTTCCATTTCAGTCATTGCATTTACAATTGCTGGCGCAATAACATCTTCTTTTTCTGGAAGATTTAATAAATAATCGTATCTTGCGTCATCTGGCACATAAATTCCTGCTAATTCAAGAGCAATCTCACTTTTATTTGCTGAAATACGTGTACTTTTTTGCCTTTTTTCAAATTCTTCTTCAATAGCTTTTTCAAATTTTTTATATTTAGCGTCAGCAAAACGCAAAAAAATTAGCCCTAAAATGGGTTCAGCATAATCATGGGCACTTAAATTAGAGTTGGCACGCATATCAATCGCCGTCGTCCAAAGATCGTCTTTCAGTTTTTTTAATTCTTTATCATTCAATTTTAGTTGCCCCTTTATCTATAAAAATATGTTTAATTATTTATATACGTAGTCAAGTAAATTATATATTAAAGCAATGTAAAAGTATACTTTTCAGTGTATTTATAGTTAATCATTACCTGTCTTGATGGAATCTATTGTGTATACATCATTATCTCAATCTGAACTCAGTAAATAAGCCATTCTCAATATCTTAAAGAATGACTTTTTTCAATATTTTTTATCCGTTATTTCAACACCTAGCTTTATTCCTAAAAAGATTTCAACATTAACAAAATATGTTCTAGTTGCTCACTTTCATACCCTATCAATCTTTTATTAATTTCTTTCAAATAATACTCTTTTGAACGAGTTTCTCGAAGAAATTCTTCAACGGTCACATCTAAATAGTCGCAAATAACATATAGCATTTGAATGGAAGGTGTAACACGCTCATTTTCAATAGAATTGATATAATTATCACTTTGTCCAATTGCCAAACTCATTTCTCTAGCACTAACGTTTTTCCTAGAGCGAAAGTAGCTTAGCTTTTTTGATATAAAACGTTTAAGTTCTGATTCATGCATTTTATCACTCCTCTTTCACACACAATTTTACAACATAAAAACCAAAATTTACGAGTTATAAAAACCAATTTCTATTGAAATTCATTTTTATAAAGTGTATAATGTTCATAAGGCATATTTAAAAAGTGTAATCGCCTTTTATCTCAATCATACTAAAAAATAGGAGGATACAAAATATTGGAAAAAGAAAAGACTACACTATTAACCCAAAACAAGCAACCCATCAAACAAGTCTCCTACCAAGACATGTATGCTATGAAAGATACTCTGGAACAACTTGAATCATGGACAGAAATTTTAATGGTGGTAGATAAACACTTTGCCAAT is a window encoding:
- a CDS encoding restriction endonuclease subunit S, producing MRSEWKRKRLDEIIDFAPKEILKRDTLAKKISMDKLPNFARKINGFEIEMFKSGTKFRNGDTLMARITPCLENGKTAIVDILDKDEVGYGSTEFFVLRAKEGISDPLFIYYLSISEEIRNIAIASMTGTSGRQRAQKEAILEYEMAIPTLTEQKIMSRILGNLDSKIELNNQIINTLEETATTLFNHWFIDFEFPNKNGNPYKLNGGKMIESELGEIPEGWEVSSLKNITEIIMGQSPKGTSYNNENIGLPLINGASDFKNGFVNPKKYTTEPKKVTKKADIIFGVRATIGNPTIVQQEYAIGRGAGIARVIDNHYQEFVFLLLEEMFKYFANTGSGSVYINISKNDFENYKFVSPSFEVILMFHESVMSIFELIANKRSEIESLKELRDTLLPKLLSGEIELE
- a CDS encoding class I SAM-dependent DNA methyltransferase, coding for MNDKELKKLKDDLWTTAIDMRANSNLSAHDYAEPILGLIFLRFADAKYKKFEKAIEEEFEKRQKSTRISANKSEIALELAGIYVPDDARYDYLLNLPEKEDVIAPAIVNAMTEMERYASSVEGALPKEKYKEIPATNLKNLLKNFKDIPTEGSVDIFGEIYEFFLGKFAMAEGQGGGVFYTPASVVQYMVEVVQPKKGRILDPACGSGGMFVQSALYAKKHGYGPNALRAHGVEKEPATVKLAQLNLLLHNMNGDIFQANSFYEDPHISYEKFDYVFANPPFNVRGVEYERVCNQKRFNEYGIPRNSSKKDEIEKVPNANYLWINQFATALKKNGKAALVMPNGASTAGDGGQKDIRKRLLESGHLSQIVVLPSNMFNTVTLPATLWFFDKSKKHEEVLFINADKKELYTQVDRAHRKFDEAHIKNLALITRLYEGNTQEYEELKNWYQENIDLNDDQKEYWLKQLNWVNEQFPERLYKDIAGLCSVVPVHGENSIESKDWSLSPGLYVGVEEIEADEEPFEEKMQRLTKQLSEQFQQSSELEKEIRNALGGIGYEI
- a CDS encoding helix-turn-helix domain-containing protein, which codes for MHESELKRFISKKLSYFRSRKNVSAREMSLAIGQSDNYINSIENERVTPSIQMLYVICDYLDVTVEEFLRETRSKEYYLKEINKRLIGYESEQLEHILLMLKSF